TTACAATAATATTTCAGTAACCTGTCACTTCCACATTCGTCTTTGGTGCACTGTTTCTCAAGAATTTAACATGAAAAGCTTGTTAATACAAATTTTGTGCTCTAATGGAAAACAGTCGAGGATGGATGAAGAGCTTAAAAAATTGAATGAACATGCGTTGCTTGAAAAGCTCCGTCAAAGGCTATTGAAGAATCGGTATCTTCTTGTTTTTGATGATGTCTGGGACATTGAGGTATGGAATGAGCTGAGAACTGCATTCCCCAATGACAAGAATGGAAGTAGAATCATCTTTACGAGTCGATTTTCTAATGTAGCTTCAGATTCAAAGGTTCAATATGGTGGAGAACCTCACTATCTTCACCCACTCAGTGAGAAAGAAAGTTTCGAATTGCTGCAGAAGAAGGTgtttggagaagaagaagaatgtcCTCAAGCATTGCATGAATTGGGAATGGAGATTGCCAAAAAGTGCAGGGGATTGCCACTTGCACTTGTTGTTGTAGCTGGAGTCCTGGCAACTATAGAGCATGATATTTGTGTTTGGGAAGAATTTGCTGAAAGTTTTACTTTGACCATGGTGTCTGGTGCAGACCAGTGCAAGAAGTCCTTGGAGCTCAGTTTTGAGCATTTACCATACCACTTGAAGGAATGCTTGCTGTATTTTGCTGCATTTCGAGAAGATGAAAAAATTGGTGCCAAGAAGTTGATGTGTCTATGGATTGCAGAAGGATTTGTGGAAATAATTGAAGGAGAGAAATCAGAGGATGTTGCAGAAAAATATCTGATggacctaattggccgaaaccTAGTTATGGTAGGTAAGAACAGATCCATTGGTGGAGTGAAAACTTGTTACATTCACGATTTGATATTTGAGTTCTGCAAGGGCAAggcgaaagaaaagaaattcctTCAGGTCCTGCGAGGATATGATGAGCTTTCTACCTTTAATGAGCCTCCCAACCTACCTCGGTTGTCCATTTGCTCCAGTGGCAAAGATTTTATGAAGTCAAAGCTATTTTGTCCATGTTTAAGTACTCTGCTATTCTTTGATGCTACTCCAGGATATAATAAGTTGAAGTTGCTTAATATCTCCTTCCTTTTTTGCATCTACAAACATCTTAAAGTTTTGAATTTAGAGGGCATTAACCTAATGTTGAAGGAGCTTCCAGCTGAAGTTGAATCACTTCTTTGTTTGAGGTACTTAGCCCTTAGAGCTTCGGAAATGGAATTCATTCCACCATCTATAGCCAAGCTCTCACATTTGGAAACCTTTAGTCTAAATTCTGATGAGACGGTTTCATTGCCAGATAGCATCTGGAACATGAAGAAGTTGAGGCATGTACATGTAGAGAATGGCGTCGTTATTCCTTTCTCTTCCAATGACAACGTTGTTGAAAACCTCTCTAACTTAGACACACTGTCTACTCTGGAGCTTTATCTTGATAAAGAGGGAGAGAACCTGTTGAGAAGGATTCCCAACGTTCGCCaacttaaaattttcaattgtggGAAACAAAATAGAGTATGCTGCAACATGAGTCGACTAGAATGCCTAGAGTCACTCGGCTTAGGGGGCTACGGCTTCTTAGGTTCACGGGAACATGTTGAGCTTTCTTTTCCGACgaatttgaagaagttgtgTCTTTACCGTCTGGGTCTTCCCTGTAGAAAAATGTCATTGATTGAACAACTACCCAATCTTGAAGTCCTCAAATTAAGAGAGGAGGCAATGGACGGCCAAAGATGGGAGCTGATGGAAGGAGGATTCCCTAAACTCAAGGTCTTGACTTTGGAATACGAAAGGATTGAGAAGTGGATAGAGGCAGACCCTGACAGTTATGATTACTTCCCGTGTCTTCAGCGATTAAAACTCTTCGGaatttttaatttgaaaatgatGCCTGCTTGTTTAGGGAGTACACCAACTCTTGAAACAATTCAGGTGGCGCATTGTGGATATGGCGTCAAATCTTTAGTatggaaaattgaagaagcacaGGAAGATAATTATGGAGATGTGAATCTGAAGATCATCATCATAGATTGAAGGGCATCAGCTGGTGCAATATCtggtaatttttatttttttttgtcatcacCATCATAGAAATAATCATGCTTTTCATTTTTAAACAAGTGTAATTTATATTTACCGTTTGGTAGCTTTTTTGTACTTCAGTAGTTGCCTGTAATGCATGCACAAGCGcattgaaattgatgaacaaacaactaattattaattgctctattttttttttccttaatgaTATCATTAGGGAGTGCATGCTACGGTGGTTTTTCCTCTTCAGATTGTAATTGGTTATCTGTGCGGTCTGGTTTTCTATGATACTTTTGTGGAAGATGAAGGTAAAAGTTGGAAAGGATCCATGGCTCTTTTCTTGTCAAGATATGGTGGAAACAATCAATGAGATTATTCAGATATTTTGTTGTTGGCCTATTTTGTGTAATTTCGTTTTGCTGAATTTAATGATGGTTTTGTGCTATTTCTTTTCAAACATGTGTCAATTTGCCGTCAAGGAACTTTGTTATCATTTTGATAGAATTGATTAACAATTTATGTTTGAGCTCATGATTCTTGGAAGAATATGATAGCCCAATTTGGAAACCTCTATGATCATCTCTTTTCTGCTCAATCTTAGGTTTGGATTTAGGATATCcaactttgagatttgctaaaTTTTCAGGATCATATTTTACTTCTTTAAATTGGAgaatttttgcaaaagaatgtttttaaCTTGGTTTTTCTGCTGCTTGAGCTAATTGCTCGAAAGGGCATTAGCTCCAAGGAGCTTTAAAGGTGATATGTTTGTATGAATatttaattttccatttttgaattCCACACCATATGTTTTAGATGATATATAGAGCTAGGGATAAAATACCCAAATTGGAGAGAAAACGAGTATATGTCAAGTGTGTACAATGAATTTTGGGCTAATTAACgtataatcaaaagaaaaaaaatgagatttggAGATTTtcatagttaaaaaaaaaaaaaaaagagcagctAACTAAATTCTTCGTGATGCGAAGAACCAAAAATAGTAATCTCACTCTTTCTAAATAcatgaatgaaatttaattggaTAAAATAGGAATCACATTTTGCCAACATCGGGCCTAAAACAAAGGAAACACATAAACGATTAATCGTTGAAACTACCAAAACAAATAGGAAATAGGGTTCTACGGCGTTCTAAAAAACTGGGCTCTTCGGGACGATGCGTAAGCCCATATGCTCCTCTCAAGCTGAAAAATAGAAATGTTTATGAGACATTTTGGACTCTCTCTCACCTCAACCCACATTATATTGATCTTGTAAGGCCCACATTTTAGCAACTGTTTCACGTATGCATTTATCTAGTTTCTAATCGATTTGTTCTGAATACTTGTGATGATTTGATGAGAATGGACTTAAACTCGTAATCTACTTTTGCTTCTCTTTAGGGTAAATTCGCCACCTATTTATTGCGAATCAATGGACAAATTCTCTTTACTACTACTTGATAACACTTTGTGCTTAGTATATCAAGACCATAAATGAGTATGTTAACTTTTTACAGAACTTCCAAAGGttgagattttgattttttacaGCAAATCATGTCTCAATTAGTCTTTTAGAGGTTAGGGATATTAACTGTCAGTTAATAATCCTTTCAAGTCATGCCCCACTTTCATCACACATTCTGGCTAAGGCTTAGTTAACTTTAACCAAATGAGAAAGTAAGGGTAACAGGTAACGCCAATGTGGTTCTACTTGCAAAAACTAGGACACGCGCAAGCTGCAAGTCTTACCTAacgaaaaatgaataaatttgTAAGACATGTCAGATTGGCCCTTCTCACTATGAAATGATTAATCATCTAATTGTGAATCTACAATACAAAATATGATAGAATCTGTTGACCTCACTTTAGACGGATTTGGCTCCTCTCTAGTGAGTTCTTTCTTCATTTTGTACAATGCATGTTTAGATGTATGACACACGTCTTCAGTTACTAAGAAGGGACATGATCAATTTAAATTTGACTAATCCTAATTATTGTTAATAAATGAATATACGTGTCATACATCTAGATGAATACTGCGGAAAATGGAGAGAGAATCAATTAAAGATGAGCCAAGTCCCACTTTAGATTGGTTTTCAATTTTGGCGCTTGTTTTATTCCGTGGATCTTTCCAATACAAAATATGGTTACTCTTGGTTTGTGAGGGTATTACTATTATTTAGAGTGAAATTGCTCTGGTAAGAGCATAATTATTTTGGCAATATAGCTAACCATTTTCTATACTTTGCTACCAAGACGTACTATCGATAAGGTTTTGTTAAACAAATGATTTATATGTTTTTTTGGAGGAGAAAATTGATAGCAATATGAAATTTAAATAGTTAAATTTCTATTCTTTTTaactaattttaaaaaattatcttAGTACGTATTCCTAAAACAAATGCCCACTATGTGCAACGCTTATGCTCCTATGCTAATTTCATCAAAATAGATCTTATAAAAATTTCTTAtaaattttagttataaacttaaCAATTTTCATTTGAAGTCTAAAAACACCATGTAACATAATTGTTATAGGCTTTTCAATGGTATTTTGTTATATATGTGACCAAAAGTGTATTCATGAcatccttcttcaacatttttaCTCTAacctagtcttttttttttcggaggcaataattattatataatcTATTTTATGCTAGTTTTTTTACTctatgtttggattgtaaattatttgagataattttgtaaaaaaacactgtagcattttttcgatttgatgtatgtaagataaaatgatgattgaaaaatgtgttgatgatgcaagcaaatcaGTGTGTATAAATAAGGtgtaaataaagtgaaataGAAGACAATCCAAACACTTTATctcaaatacatttttcaattacttttttgaTGCATGCATTAAACTGctataatacatttttcaagaaaaaaaccccaaaaaaatagaaatccgAACATAACTATTTCGTATATTACAATTCTTTCAAGAGCATTTGATACACTAAAATTCTCATTATGTAACAAGCCACATTGTGATACATTTCAAATTCTCTAGAGGCAGAAAACTATGATGTGATTtctaaagaaaatgtaggaagaaccagtcttggttccTCGTATGACAAAACAATTTCATTATTAATTCCCCATATTGCATCTTTACCATACATGATTCTTTAAGGTATAAATAATTTAACTTCAGTCCTTTgccttttaaaattttaaattcggTCCTTATCTTTATGAAATTTGCACTTCAAGTCCACTCCTCCAACAACCAACATGCCTTTCAAGAGTATAATGTTAGAAATAAGAGGGATCAAATATGtcaagaaaaattaagaattgAAGATCTAAATGAGAAGTATGCAATTCTTAAGGAAGAATATATTATCTAAAGTGAAACATACTAGGCTATAGTAAGACTGGTCAAGCATACATAGGACTAAAAACTGCAATTTTTGCTCGTACTCTATCCATCAATATGTTCTTTACCCTTTGCGCTTAGAATAAAGCTTGATAGTTGATACATGATT
This region of Coffea arabica cultivar ET-39 chromosome 3c, Coffea Arabica ET-39 HiFi, whole genome shotgun sequence genomic DNA includes:
- the LOC113734674 gene encoding putative late blight resistance protein homolog R1B-16 isoform X2 gives rise to the protein MGIYGDQNRWKLFPLWEWLGLSRMDEELKKLNEHALLEKLRQRLLKNRYLLVFDDVWDIEVWNELRTAFPNDKNGSRIIFTSRFSNVASDSKVQYGGEPHYLHPLSEKESFELLQKKVFGEEEECPQALHELGMEIAKKCRGLPLALVVVAGVLATIEHDICVWEEFAESFTLTMVSGADQCKKSLELSFEHLPYHLKECLLYFAAFREDEKIGAKKLMCLWIAEGFVEIIEGEKSEDVAEKYLMDLIGRNLVMVGKNRSIGGVKTCYIHDLIFEFCKGKAKEKKFLQVLRGYDELSTFNEPPNLPRLSICSSGKDFMKSKLFCPCLSTLLFFDATPGYNKLKLLNISFLFCIYKHLKVLNLEGINLMLKELPAEVESLLCLRYLALRASEMEFIPPSIAKLSHLETFSLNSDETVSLPDSIWNMKKLRHVHVENGVVIPFSSNDNVVENLSNLDTLSTLELYLDKEGENLLRRIPNVRQLKIFNCGKQNRVCCNMSRLECLESLGLGGYGFLGSREHVELSFPTNLKKLCLYRLGLPCRKMSLIEQLPNLEVLKLREEAMDGQRWELMEGGFPKLKVLTLEYERIEKWIEADPDSYDYFPCLQRLKLFGIFNLKMMPACLGSTPTLETIQVAHCGYGVKSLVWKIEEAQEDNYGDVNLKIIIID
- the LOC113734674 gene encoding putative late blight resistance protein homolog R1B-16 isoform X1, with amino-acid sequence MAGLGKTTLAKKVYNNISVTCHFHIRLWCTVSQEFNMKSLLIQILCSNGKQSRMDEELKKLNEHALLEKLRQRLLKNRYLLVFDDVWDIEVWNELRTAFPNDKNGSRIIFTSRFSNVASDSKVQYGGEPHYLHPLSEKESFELLQKKVFGEEEECPQALHELGMEIAKKCRGLPLALVVVAGVLATIEHDICVWEEFAESFTLTMVSGADQCKKSLELSFEHLPYHLKECLLYFAAFREDEKIGAKKLMCLWIAEGFVEIIEGEKSEDVAEKYLMDLIGRNLVMVGKNRSIGGVKTCYIHDLIFEFCKGKAKEKKFLQVLRGYDELSTFNEPPNLPRLSICSSGKDFMKSKLFCPCLSTLLFFDATPGYNKLKLLNISFLFCIYKHLKVLNLEGINLMLKELPAEVESLLCLRYLALRASEMEFIPPSIAKLSHLETFSLNSDETVSLPDSIWNMKKLRHVHVENGVVIPFSSNDNVVENLSNLDTLSTLELYLDKEGENLLRRIPNVRQLKIFNCGKQNRVCCNMSRLECLESLGLGGYGFLGSREHVELSFPTNLKKLCLYRLGLPCRKMSLIEQLPNLEVLKLREEAMDGQRWELMEGGFPKLKVLTLEYERIEKWIEADPDSYDYFPCLQRLKLFGIFNLKMMPACLGSTPTLETIQVAHCGYGVKSLVWKIEEAQEDNYGDVNLKIIIID